In Helicobacter sp. MIT 99-5507, the sequence AGATTAAAAGATGCTGCAGAAGCTGCTAAAAAGGAGCTATCTAGTGCAAGTGAGACTGAAATAAATCTACCATTTATCACAGCTGATGCTACAGGTCCAAAACACTTAGTAAAAAAACTTACTCGTGCTAAATTTGAAAGTTTGATTGATGATTTGGTAGAGCAAACAATCAAAAAGATTGATGAAGTAATCAAAGATTCTAAATTGAATAAGAGTGATATTAGCGAAGTTGTTATGGTTGGTGGCTCAACTCGTATTCCAAAAGTGCAAGATAGAGTAAAAGAGTTTACAAATAAAGATCTAAATAAATCTGTAAATCCAGATGAAGTTGTAGCAATTGGTGCAGCAATTCAAGGTGGTGTGTTAAAAGGTGATGTAAAAGATGTATTACTTCTTGATGTTACACCGCTTAGCCTTGGAATTGAGACTTTAGGCGGAGTGATGACAAAGGTAATTGATCGAGGTATTACAATTCCAGCGAAAAAAGCACAAGTTTTTTCAACTGCTGAAGATAATCAACCAGCAGTAAGCATTCATGTTTTACAAGGGGAGAGGGAGTTAGCAAGAGATAATAAATCTCTTGGTAAATTTGATTTAACAGGTATCCCATCAGCTCCAAGAGGTGTGCCTCAAATCGAAGTTACATTTGATATTGATGCAAATGGAATCTTAACTGTTAGTGCAAAAGATAAAGCTACAGGTAAATCACAAGAAATAAAAATTACAGGTTCAAGTGGATTAAGCGATAGTGAGATTGATAAAATGGTAAAAGATGCAGAAATGCACAAAGAAGAGGATTTAAAGCGAAAAGAATTAATTGAGACAAAAAATACAGCAGATGCATTAATTCATCAAACAGAAAAAAGTCTAAATGAGTTAAAAGAATCTTTAAGTGATGATGATAAGGCAAATATTACAAATGCATTAGAAGATCTAAAAACTACACTAAAAAATGATCATGCCTCAAAAGAGGAGATTGAGAGCAAAATAAAAGCTCTAAATGATGTAAGTCACAAACTTGCAGAAGCTATGTATGCAAAAAATGATAAAGGTGCAGAATCTTCACAAAATAACAAAAAAGATGATGATGTAATCGATGCTGAAGTCGAGTAATACAATCCTATAAACAATCCAAAGGATTCTAGTCTCTTGAGGCTAGAATCTAAATTATCCAAAACCTACACAATTTAATATCATCATATTTGGCTTTATGATGGCAATCAATAGAATCTATAAAAATATAGAATCTAAATGAATATCTATTATAATAACGCGAGTAAAATCATTTGCAAAAATCATGCTGGCAAAAATTCAATAGGATGTAATTTTGAGATTACAAGATTGTTTAGATTCAAAGATTCCATTATTTTTATTTTTTTTAATCTTTTTATATTTATTTGTATTAAATATTTTTTTACCACCGCAAGCTGATGATATTCATGCAAGCATAAAAGCAAAAGATGGATTTAGTGCTGCTATTAATTCATATATGACTTGGAATGCAAGGATTGGTGAATTAGTATTTGTAAGCTTTGTGGGCGGATGGAGTGATATTGTTTTTGATTTTATTAATGCATTGTTTGGAAGTGTTTTTATATGGATGTTTTTTATTTTCATCTTTGTTAGATTCCCAAATAATAAAGATATATATTGCATTCTTTTGATATGTTTTTATTGCTTTATTTTGCTCCATTTGGAGCTGATTTTTTGTGGGGTGCAGGAAGTTTAAACTATATGTGGGGAATCTTGCTTATGATAATAGCCCTGCTTCCATATAGATTGTTTTGGAATGATATATTTACTAATAAAAACAAGCAAAATAAAGTGATAAAAAATCCACTTATTTTATTTACCAATCTTTTAGCTGGTATGGCAAGTGAGCAGCTAGGCATCATTGCTATTTTGTGTCATATTTGTTTTATTGTATATGCAAAATATAAGCATATAAAACTTGGTGCATGGTATTATCTTGGTGTAATATCTTTTGTATTAGGATATTTATTGTTATATTTTTCCCCAGGACATGCAGCAAGATCATCAATGTCTATTTTAAATGGGCAGTTTTTAAAAATAAGCGAGATTCTAGCATTAAGCTTTTATCAAAAAATAGATAGAGTATTGTTGCTTCTTGACTCTTCAATGACAGATATATTTAAGATTTTTGTTTTGCTTGTATTGTTTTTAGGCA encodes:
- the dnaK gene encoding molecular chaperone DnaK; translated protein: MSKVLGIDLGTTNSAMSIFEGNEAKIIANKEGKNTTPSIVAFTDKGEILVGESAKRQAITNPQKTIYSIKRIMGLMFNEDKAKEAQKRLPYKIVDRNGACAIEIAGKVYTPQEISAKILMKLKEDAESYLGESITEAVITVPAYFNDSQRKATKEAGTIAGLNVLRIINEPTSAALAYGLDKKESEKIVVYDLGGGTFDVTVLETGDNVVEVLATGGDAFLGGDDFDNRIIDWAAGEFKDESGIEIKNDVMALQRLKDAAEAAKKELSSASETEINLPFITADATGPKHLVKKLTRAKFESLIDDLVEQTIKKIDEVIKDSKLNKSDISEVVMVGGSTRIPKVQDRVKEFTNKDLNKSVNPDEVVAIGAAIQGGVLKGDVKDVLLLDVTPLSLGIETLGGVMTKVIDRGITIPAKKAQVFSTAEDNQPAVSIHVLQGERELARDNKSLGKFDLTGIPSAPRGVPQIEVTFDIDANGILTVSAKDKATGKSQEIKITGSSGLSDSEIDKMVKDAEMHKEEDLKRKELIETKNTADALIHQTEKSLNELKESLSDDDKANITNALEDLKTTLKNDHASKEEIESKIKALNDVSHKLAEAMYAKNDKGAESSQNNKKDDDVIDAEVE
- a CDS encoding DUF6056 family protein; the encoded protein is MRLQDCLDSKIPLFLFFLIFLYLFVLNIFLPPQADDIHASIKAKDGFSAAINSYMTWNARIGELVFVSFVGGWSDIVFDFINALFGSVFIWMFFIFIFVRFPNNKDIYCILLICFYCFILLHLELIFCGVQEV